The Desmonostoc muscorum LEGE 12446 genome includes a region encoding these proteins:
- a CDS encoding DegT/DnrJ/EryC1/StrS family aminotransferase translates to MNKRILLSTPHMGDRELELVKEAFETNWIAPIGPHVDAFEEEFCQVTNAGYAVAVTSGTAALHLALRLVGVEAGDEVFCSTLTFIASANPIIYLGAKPVFIDSDRTSWNMNPQLLAEALDSRAKKGKLPKAVVVVHLYGQSADIDPILQACNHYDIPLIEDAAEALGATYKGRCLGTFGRVGIYSFNGNKIITTSGGGMLVSENLELVKKAHFLATQARDRAPHYQHSEIGYNYRLSNILAGIGRGQLHVLNQRVAARRRNFEIYYQALKNLPGIEFMPEANYGYATRWLTCITIDSEAFGANREQLRLALLEQQIESRPVWKPLHMQPIFAECECFGGVVSEDLFANGLCLPSGSNLTDEDLEIVINQIETVHHQTLKNHQQIINSSLAII, encoded by the coding sequence ATGAATAAACGAATCCTGCTTTCAACACCACACATGGGCGATCGCGAACTAGAATTAGTCAAAGAAGCTTTTGAAACAAACTGGATTGCTCCTATTGGTCCCCATGTTGATGCTTTCGAGGAAGAATTTTGTCAAGTAACTAATGCTGGTTATGCTGTTGCTGTAACTTCCGGTACAGCAGCTTTGCATTTAGCTTTACGATTAGTTGGTGTTGAGGCTGGGGATGAAGTTTTTTGTTCTACCTTAACGTTTATTGCTAGTGCTAACCCAATCATTTATTTAGGGGCAAAACCAGTATTTATTGATAGCGATCGCACTTCATGGAACATGAATCCCCAATTGCTAGCAGAAGCGCTAGATAGCCGCGCCAAAAAAGGCAAATTACCTAAAGCAGTTGTGGTTGTACATTTATATGGTCAAAGTGCAGATATTGACCCAATTTTGCAGGCTTGTAATCATTACGATATACCCTTAATTGAAGATGCTGCTGAAGCTTTAGGAGCTACCTACAAAGGACGTTGTTTGGGAACTTTTGGCCGCGTTGGTATTTATTCATTTAATGGTAATAAAATTATTACTACTTCTGGCGGGGGTATGTTAGTTTCTGAGAATTTAGAATTAGTAAAAAAGGCGCATTTTTTAGCAACCCAAGCACGCGATCGCGCTCCTCACTACCAACACTCAGAAATTGGCTATAATTACCGTCTCAGTAACATTTTAGCTGGTATTGGTCGGGGTCAGTTGCATGTATTAAATCAGCGAGTAGCAGCTAGACGACGCAACTTTGAAATTTATTACCAGGCTTTGAAAAATTTACCAGGAATAGAATTTATGCCAGAAGCAAATTATGGATATGCTACTCGCTGGCTGACCTGTATAACAATAGATTCTGAGGCTTTTGGTGCCAACCGAGAACAACTGCGCCTAGCACTTCTTGAACAGCAAATTGAATCCCGTCCTGTCTGGAAACCTTTGCACATGCAGCCTATTTTTGCCGAATGTGAATGTTTTGGTGGCGTAGTATCCGAAGATTTATTTGCAAACGGTCTTTGCTTACCTTCTGGGTCTAATCTCACAGATGAGGATTTAGAAATAGTAATTAATCAAATTGAAACAGTCCATCATCAAACTCTAAAAAATCACCAACAAATTATCAATTCTTCACTTGCAATAATTTAA
- a CDS encoding GNAT family N-acetyltransferase, whose amino-acid sequence MDYKIVSLSDPLWLQILDKLNHDIYHLPEYVDLEAKRINAIAEAILIFENEKILFLPYLLRCVNNLFETHIEIPLIWDIVSPYGYPGILLSEAAANTPEFLELALNQLIVGLSDRQICSAFLRLHPILNQGLNQVLPLGLCQVSGETVSIDLSLSTSEIWHQTRPEHRNHINRCKRHGFTAKMVRLEEYIDKFMIVYHETMNRVEAKEYFYFDYDYFQALANLNKNIYLCLIELDNKIACAGIFSECCEIVQYHLGGTKNEFLKQAPSKLMFDYVRFWAKERGNKFLHLGGGVGSAKDSLYNFKAGFSKQRHLFLTLRLITDAEKYDSLVELRAKSLKTQPKNLLESNFFPAYRSFN is encoded by the coding sequence ATGGATTATAAAATAGTTAGTTTGTCAGATCCATTGTGGCTGCAAATTTTAGATAAATTAAATCATGATATATATCATTTGCCGGAATATGTAGATTTGGAAGCAAAAAGAATTAATGCTATTGCCGAAGCTATATTGATATTTGAAAATGAAAAAATATTGTTTTTACCTTATTTATTGCGTTGTGTAAATAATTTATTTGAGACGCACATTGAAATTCCATTGATTTGGGATATTGTATCTCCTTATGGTTACCCTGGAATTTTATTGAGTGAAGCCGCAGCGAATACGCCAGAGTTTTTGGAATTGGCATTAAATCAGTTAATAGTTGGATTGAGCGATCGCCAAATTTGTTCAGCCTTTTTAAGGCTACATCCAATATTAAACCAAGGATTAAATCAAGTTTTACCACTTGGATTGTGTCAAGTAAGTGGCGAAACTGTGTCGATAGATTTAAGCCTATCAACATCAGAAATTTGGCATCAAACTAGACCAGAGCATCGCAATCATATCAATAGATGTAAACGTCATGGATTTACTGCAAAAATGGTTCGATTAGAAGAGTATATAGATAAATTTATGATTGTATATCACGAAACCATGAACCGCGTAGAAGCAAAAGAATATTTTTATTTTGATTATGATTATTTTCAAGCTTTGGCAAATTTAAATAAAAATATTTACCTATGTCTCATAGAATTGGATAATAAAATTGCCTGTGCTGGAATATTTAGCGAATGCTGTGAAATAGTTCAATACCACCTTGGAGGAACAAAAAACGAGTTTTTGAAACAAGCTCCGAGTAAATTAATGTTTGATTACGTTCGATTTTGGGCTAAAGAACGCGGAAATAAATTTTTGCATTTAGGTGGTGGTGTTGGCTCAGCTAAAGATAGCCTCTACAATTTTAAAGCAGGGTTTTCTAAACAAAGACATCTATTTTTGACACTCCGCCTAATTACAGACGCAGAAAAATATGATTCTTTAGTAGAATTACGAGCTAAATCTTTAAAAACCCAGCCCAAAAATTTACTTGAGTCAAATTTTTTTCCTGCGTATCGTTCTTTTAATTGA
- a CDS encoding sugar transferase codes for MNGEKFEGVDWKRYSRLIKSILDRVVAAIALIFLCPLFVGVAIAIYLRMGSPVIFTQPRPGKNARIFNFYKFRTMTNECDAQGNFLADEKRLTAFGKFLRQTSLDELPQLWNVLKGDMSFVGPRPLLVKYLDRYTPQQARRHEVKPGITGWAQVNGRRTLDQIWHKKFELDVWYIDRWSLWLDLKILFMTVWQVIQRKSISQEGHVTSEEFTGQLKSDRQ; via the coding sequence ATGAATGGTGAGAAGTTTGAGGGTGTTGATTGGAAAAGGTATAGCAGGTTAATTAAATCTATATTGGATAGAGTTGTGGCAGCGATCGCCTTAATTTTTCTTTGTCCTTTATTTGTGGGTGTTGCGATCGCCATTTATTTGCGGATGGGTAGTCCAGTTATTTTTACCCAACCTCGTCCCGGTAAAAATGCTCGGATTTTTAACTTTTATAAATTCCGCACGATGACCAATGAATGTGATGCCCAAGGCAATTTTCTTGCTGATGAAAAACGCCTCACAGCCTTCGGTAAATTCCTGCGTCAAACAAGTCTTGATGAATTACCTCAACTTTGGAATGTCTTGAAAGGAGACATGAGTTTTGTTGGTCCTCGTCCATTATTAGTAAAGTATCTTGACCGCTACACACCTCAACAAGCACGTCGTCATGAAGTCAAGCCGGGTATTACTGGCTGGGCACAAGTTAATGGTCGCCGCACATTGGATCAAATTTGGCATAAAAAATTCGAGTTGGATGTTTGGTATATCGATCGCTGGAGTTTGTGGCTTGATTTGAAAATTTTATTCATGACTGTATGGCAAGTAATTCAGCGAAAAAGTATCAGCCAAGAAGGTCACGTTACATCAGAGGAATTCACAGGTCAACTTAAAAGCGATCGCCAATAG
- a CDS encoding glycosyltransferase family 4 protein, translating to MKILHICAIGGTVETLLRPQIDYFLSHNLSVEIACSPGLDVEKLQQRGYVIHPIEIDRRISPVRNLRSIYQLTQLMRQNQYDLVHVHTPIAAVLGRIAAKLAGVKRIVYTAHGFPFHDRSSPNEYRFYFTVEKLAAFITDLILTQNYEDIATAKKLGMCPPEKLRYLGNGVDINRFQRERLNSTHQIELRKSLGIPDNTDLIIGTIGRITHKKGSGYLIEAAAKLLPDFPNLQVLVIGSQLSSDPEPFQKQLIEKIHDLGLEKHVILTGEREDIPEILGLLDIFTLPTFTHEGLPRSIVEAMSMGLPVVATDIRGCREAVIHGKTGLIVPPQNSEKLAEALGILLSNYELRQSYGKASRERVEVDYDEKLVFKRLNKYYQELGIY from the coding sequence ATGAAAATACTGCATATTTGTGCAATTGGAGGCACTGTTGAGACGCTTTTACGACCTCAAATTGATTATTTTTTGTCCCATAATCTATCGGTTGAAATAGCTTGTTCTCCAGGTTTAGATGTTGAAAAACTACAACAACGGGGTTATGTAATTCATCCAATTGAAATTGATCGCCGGATTTCTCCTGTTAGAAATTTGAGAAGCATTTATCAATTGACACAATTAATGAGGCAGAATCAGTATGACCTTGTTCACGTACACACTCCTATTGCTGCTGTCTTAGGTCGGATTGCTGCTAAGCTAGCTGGTGTTAAAAGAATTGTCTATACTGCTCACGGCTTTCCGTTTCACGATCGCTCCTCACCTAATGAATATCGTTTTTATTTTACTGTTGAGAAACTTGCTGCTTTCATTACTGATTTGATTCTTACCCAAAATTACGAAGATATTGCCACGGCTAAAAAATTAGGTATGTGTCCGCCGGAAAAATTGCGTTATTTGGGTAACGGTGTAGATATTAATCGATTCCAACGCGAGCGCCTCAATTCCACTCATCAAATTGAATTACGAAAATCTTTAGGCATACCCGATAATACCGACTTAATTATTGGCACAATTGGACGCATAACTCATAAAAAAGGTAGCGGATATTTAATTGAAGCCGCAGCCAAATTACTGCCTGATTTTCCGAATTTACAAGTTTTAGTAATTGGCTCTCAACTTAGTAGTGACCCTGAACCTTTCCAAAAGCAACTAATTGAAAAAATTCATGATTTGGGACTTGAAAAACATGTGATTTTGACAGGAGAACGTGAAGATATACCAGAAATTTTAGGTTTATTAGATATCTTCACTTTGCCGACATTCACCCATGAAGGATTACCGCGATCTATTGTCGAAGCAATGTCAATGGGTTTACCAGTTGTCGCTACAGATATTCGTGGCTGTCGAGAAGCAGTAATTCATGGAAAAACGGGTTTAATTGTACCACCTCAAAATAGTGAAAAGTTAGCTGAGGCTTTGGGGATACTATTGTCTAACTACGAGTTGCGACAAAGTTATGGTAAAGCTAGCCGTGAACGTGTCGAAGTTGATTATGATGAAAAATTAGTTTTTAAACGGCTTAATAAGTACTATCAAGAGTTAGGAATTTATTGA